cacctatttacaatctaagtAGTAGAGTAGTGAGGAACATGTTACAAGGATGCATGGTGGGTGGTGGTTCACCTCATAGGTCCTTGTCGTGGCgcgcgctggcggcggtggcgccgccgtcgtcgtcgcagacGCCGCGCTTGCCGTAGCAATGCAAGAAGACCCAGAGGAGCGCGGCGTTGAGGAGGGTGTTGAAGACCCAGGCGCCGATGCCGCtgcacccgccgccggcgacgccgccgaagTGCATCCACACGACGCCGACGTGGCAGAGGAGGTTGCACCCGAGGAGCGCGCACTGGCAGGCGAGCGCGACGGGGGCGCCACgggcggcggggaggccggcgccgaCCCAGAAGCGGAACccgaaggcgacggcgtgggcgagcgtggaggcgaggatggcgagCACCTGGAACGACTGCGAGAACTCGAGCCAGAGGAAGGCCATGGCGACGGATGCCGCGTGCGCGAAcaccctcgccgcggcgccgcgacggcgtTGCAGCACGGCGAAGAGCCCCCGCGCGGCGTGGAGGTAGCGGGAGAGGTAGTATGCGTAGGACCAGAAGAAGACGCGGCCGGAGGAGCGCGTCCCCGGCGGGAAGCAGAGGAGCCAGCGGAACGGGGTGGTGCGGCTCCGTCCGCGCCACGACCACCGCGTGTCGCGTATCTCGGCGAGCGCGGAGAGCAGCGTGCCGGcgaagatggcggcggagacggcggccatCAGGAGCGCGTGGGCCGCGGGCAAGGGCCCCAGCGGGAGCGGCCTCCGGCGGCGCAAAAgggcggcgaggatggcgtcGAGGGCGAGGCAGAGCGCGACGTAGGAGGCGAggaagccgaggaggaaggCCCAGGTGGAGAACCACAGCCCCGTGGGGCTCCACCTGAAGGACACGATTGCCGGGTGCTCGGCGAGCCAgtaggcggcggtggaggtggcggcggccatggtcgtcggcgtcggcgtcggcgtgtgGTCGGGTGGATGGAAAGGGATTCGtccgtgtgtgtatatatatagcctCGAGTTTATTTATTGGATTCGGATGAATTTGTCGGTCAGCTCAAGCTCTCGTTTCTGATTTTTGATTTTCTTTGACGAATTTATTGATTTATAATTAGAGTTCTAGATGGCCTTTTGCATAAAAAAAGGGTGAGTTTGACAGGAGACTCTCTCTAAATTTTCatccttttctttaaaaaaacgtCAGGAGAAGGGACCGGAGCGGCTAAAATTAGGCTCGCTGTTTTGGGTTTCTAGAGGCACGATTCGCGTGCTCTTTTGCTCCTCCTTCCTTACGTGTTTGGTTGTTGCCAGGACCAAACACTCTTAGTTGTACATTTAGGATAGCTAAAATTAATGAATAATCTTAATTTCTTTTAGTACTCCTTTTAATCTGATAACTAAAATTGAGTAATATAATCTGAATTCTTATGTTAACAAAGTTGTTTTAAAtagtattctaataaaatttttagaattttttttttacacaaacATACCGTTTAGAAAAACTTGCAAAGCGTGTAAACAAAAATCCAGAATACATAATAAGAAAAGAACAAGGTCTTCATGTAATTCGGATTGCTTACAACTCTGAAAGTACATATACttcaaagagaaaaagaaattaaTTTGGTACTTGCAATTGAGAAAAAGGGGCAGGATGATTCACTTACAAATTAAAATGAAAAGAAAGATAGAAGGGTTTTTTTTGAAATGCTAGCGAGcactccacctccgccgccgtcggcgccccAGCCGGTGGCGCCCATGCTCCTCCGTCGCCCGCAGATCCCGACGCCCCTCTCGGCGGCCTCCTGGCCGTCGGCCGCCCCAGCACTGTCCTCCGGTTCGCCAAGACCGAGCGCCGGCATGTTCTGGGAaatctcgccgccaccgcctcctccaccagcgTCCGGTGTCCGCCTGGCTCAAGACAGCACTACCCACGTCTCCGAGTCCACAGTGCCCCCACGCTCCTTCGTCGATGCGGTACGCAGGTCTCCGGGAGCCAGCTCCAGTCGGCTTGCTCCCCAACCACCGCCGCGTCCCACATTAAAGTCCGTCTTTACTGTGCCTTCGCCGCGACGCGACGCCTACCGCCGCGCCTACGAGCTGGctccgagagagaggagggacaTCCTCCCTCATAGGCGTACGACGCCACGCCCCGCATTCACGCCGGCCGAGCCAGGATGGACAGAGGTCAAACCTCGGCGCTGGTGGAGAGAGAAAGGGCATTCAATCCATGGCCAACGGCCCGATTCAAGGCGAGAAGACGGCGCTGGAAGGAGAGCCGCCCTCTCCTTGGAGGAGTTCAAGGCTAGAACCAGGGGACGTTGCTTCGTCTGTCTAGCCCGCGACCACCGGGCATCGGCGTGCCGCGACCCCCCGCGCTGTTTCACCTGTTTTCGCACCGGGCACCGAGCGCGCCACTGCAATTCATCCCATCTCACCTACCGCCCGCTGCGTCTGGACGCAAAAGCTTCTCATGCTTTCCCAAGAACACCAAGAGCAGACAGATCTCGCTCCCCGCGTCCCACACACCGCTCGCGGCGCCTGCCCAGAGCTACTTGCGCCTCGCCAAGAACAAGCAGATCCCGTTTCCCatccccccgccgccgacaTGCTTTGAGTGACCGCCGCCGGAATCCTCCTCCACCACGCAAGAAATGCCAGGGAGCGCCTGACAAGCGCGCCCCCATGCCGCCCCTCCCCCTGCTCCACAGTTGCCGAGAAGCAGAGcttctgccaccgccgccgccacccactgGTGTTATGGCGCAATTGGGTGACCCGGAGACGCGCCCCCTCGAGGATGTCGTCTTTATCCCGACGTCGCATGCCATCGATGCAGAGCTGTGCGAGTGGGAGAGCACGGCCACGGTCACTTGGGcgatgccccccccccccccccccgcgtctGCCACTGCCAAAGACGTCGAGCGCGTCATTGCCGACGAGTTCGGCCTACGCGCAGGAGAGCTTGCTGTGTCACTCCACTATCCGGAGGCCTTCCTCCTCAAGTTCAAGCACCGCCGGCATTGCGAGGAGGTGGTAAAGCAGGGCTTCGCCAAGGGCCGAGGTATTGAGGTCTACTTCATCCAATGGCGCAGCCGAACATGCACCTAAGAATCGGTGGAaaccgacctcgtccaccctgTTGACGCCGGCGACACGAGGGTGATCTCGCTCTGGGCATGGACTCCAAACCCGAGCCGCATCCACAAGCGCGTGTGGGTGACAATCACGCGCCAAACCCGTGATCCACTCCTCGAGTCGATCACGATCTCGGAGACGCTGCCGGAGCATTGGCAACAAGAGGTCAAGCACCCGGTTCTCTTCCATATTGAGGAGATCCACGACTACACCGCGGCGGCTGTCGACCTCCGCAACCCGAAGTCCTGCAGGCCGGCGACGCGCACCCTGCCGCCGTGGCACCTAGGGGTTCTTGACGGCGAGCGAGCCCCGCCGCGCCTCTTCGAGAACTTCCCCTACCACCCGCATCCGCCGCGGACCTTCACCTTCCGCCAAGGTCGCGCGGAGGGCGTGGAGAACAACACCGCCGCCTTCCAGAGGGAGGTTCGCGACCAAGGTAGCAGAACGGTGAGGGACGCCATTGGCCGAGACGGCGGAAGAAGGCAAGAGAAGGGGCACCGCGACAGGCGCCGGGATGACCGCGATGACCGTCGCGGGCGCAACAGGAGGTATAACAGCGACCACCCAGATGACCTCCGACGTGGAggacggcgcgacgacgacaATGATGATCGCGACAACGGGGGACGTGATGTCGCGCACGGAAGGGGCGGCGTTCGCGGCCCAGACGTCAACTTCAGGCGGGAACGCACGCACTCGCCGCGTGCCCGCGATCGCGGCGACACGGGAAGACGCGACGGGCAACGCCATCAAGCAAACTGCGGCGGCAAGGACGACGGGGCCAACGACCGCGACATGGGCAACCCACCCCCAGCGGTCCTCAACCCTGTCATGATGGCACCGGCGCGGGTCATCCAGCCGAGTTTGCCCCCACGCAACAaggggcctctcctcccgctGCGACGCCCTCGCGTCGAAAAGGGGAATGAAGCCCGGTCCGCCGCGACGATCCCGGCGGCGCGGGTCTTCACCCGCATCAACGAGGAGATCACTGCCGCCTCGGTGGAGGGGGCATTGCGGCAAATACTCGTGGCGGccggcgtggcggtggcgctcGACAAACTAACCGCACCGCCCTCCGCAACTCCTTCACTGCTGGAAGATCAAGTGCGGCCCATGACTCCGACGGCATCGCTGACGGCAAATGACGCGCCCACAAAGAAGCAGCTGCCAGCCCTGAGCGCAGAGTACAACGCTGTGACGTCCCTGTTCGAGGCGATGTCGGTGAACAAGCCATTGTCGCCGGAACCGCTGCATCAGGCAACGCCGACGCCGCTCACTCCCACGACGATGGATGGAGATGATGAAGTAATCTTCGAATCCGCCCAGGTAACGCCGACCCCACCATGTGCCCTGTTCAAAGAGCTCCCCCCTGCAATCCTCTCCACGCCTGCAATCCTCTCCACGCCGCAGGTGCTGATcgaccacgccggcgagctGCAGATGCCGAACTCGCTCGCTGACCGCGCCGGCGACCTTCAGATGCCGACCGTGGCTGCTGCTACGTTGGGAGaagggcggaggaggagccctAGGCTGGCGCAGTAGCCGCTGGCTGGACTGCCGATGTCACTGTGGGCGCAGATCAACCTCTGCCAACGCATGGGACTGGCACCGCCAGAGGGGGCCCTCACTGAGAAGGCGATCGCCGACTTCAAGGCGATGTTTAACATGCCTCTGCCGCAAGACGCCATTGATGCCCTCGCGCAGCTGTTCGGCCTCGACAAGGAAGACATGAAGGCAGCGGACTCAGCCCTGGCAATGTACCTGGGTCCCTCCGACATCGGCTGCCAGGAGGAGATAGCCGCGGCGTGATAGAGCTCTGTCCCGCGCCCCGGCGACTGGAGTAGACCATCTCCACGTATCCATTTTACTTTCCTCGTTCGCATCAGCGTGAGACCTGGACGCGCGCCATTGGCATGATCATGAGCAGCGACATTACCTTCCAAGGCCGGACTATCTATTCGCAGCAATTTCGCGAACCGACCTCTCCCCTCTCGGTGCCGCAATTCCGCACCATAACGATGTCAGTGTTAGCACAaggccgccacgacgacgatgatAGCGAAGCTCGCTGGCCGGCTTGCCCCACCGGCATCGAACGCGAGAGACAAGAGCGACGCAAACAAGACCAGCCGCCCGAACCCGAACACGCACTCCCTGGGCAGGAACGACCCTTCCTTGGCTCAGAACGTGACGGCGAACTCCAACGCCTCCCCGACCGCCATGATCTCCAGCCAGCTCGGCCGCACAGCCACCGACTCGCCGTGGGGCTCGGCGACGATCACCATGtacgccgccgacgcggcgccGACGTTCCTCACCCTCTTCGTCATGGTGTGCACACCGCCAGACGGCGACATGAACCCAAGCCCTCCCAGGCCAGTTTTGGTCGACAACGCAACATCTAAAAGGCAACGCGATGGGCGCCGTGGCGggcgcggcgaccggcgacgcacGACACCGCAACATCATCCACCGTCGAATTGTTGGCCCAACGACAAGTTGCTCTGGCCCATCTCCATGTGACCATCCTGCTTGGGCCGACCCAGTGCACCAGCAAGGCCCAACAACAAACTGCTTGCTGCCCCCATCTGGACCGCCACTTCTTGGGCCACCCAGCGACGCCAAGGCTGATAACCCGGGTGAAAACGCCACAAAACAACTCAATGGGCTGTATACAGCCAAAGCAGAGGCCTGTAAAGATGTCTCCCTACAATCTCAACCTAGTTTTATGCACTGTGCACAACTCCCCCCTTGAGAAAGATTGTTTCTCATGACATATCCGGTCATCGACATCCTCTCTTGGAACGTCTGCGGTTTGAATAGACCAGCCAGAAGAGCGACGGTAAAAGAGACCCTCCAAGATGCTAAACCCCACATCGTCTGTCTCCAAGAAACTAAAATGAGCAATATAGATGCTAGAATGGCAAGCTCCCTCGGTGGGGGACGCATACGCTCCTTCCAGTTCAAGCCGGCAACAAGACCGCTAGGAACAAGAGGTGGCATCCTGATCCTTTGGAATGATGATTTTGTCGACCTCAAAGATTTCGCGCAACGAACCTTCTCACTCTCGGCCACAGTCTTCTTAAAAGCTTGCCAAACATCCTTCCTTCTCACGGTTGTCTACGGGCCAACCAGAGATAGTGCAAAGCAAGCCTTCCTGAGACAACTACGCGACACCAAGCCAGCCGACAATTCAAAATGGCAAGTGCTCGGAGATTTTAATATAATCTACAAGGCTTTAGACAAAAACAACATCAACCTCAACCGCAGGCAGATGCGAATTTTCAAAGATACCCTCAACGCTTGCGAACTCAAGGAGATCGCACTTCAGAATAGACGCTACACCTGGAGCAACGAACAAGATAACCCGACCCTGGTCAAGCTGGATCGTTTCTTTTGCAATGCAAGCTGGAACACAACCTTTGAGAGACACCTACTGCATGCCCTCTCTACCTCACTCTCTGACCATTGCCCTTTGATGCTAACGGGGCAAGGAGAGACTCCACGAACGAGAACATTCCGTTTCGAGAATTTCTGGATTCAGCTCCCAGGCTTCCAAGAGGTCGTAGCAGAAGCCTGATCAGCCCCACAATCCCACCATGAAGCACACCATAGACTCTTTCACAAGCTGGGACATACGTCAAACAGCCTAAGATCGTGGAGCAAGAAGCTCATCTCTCAGGGGAAGCTACAATTCCACATGGCGCTCGAGGTTATTCTACAACTCGATATAGCCCAAGAGTCAAGACAAATGAGCCAAGCCGAACTCACACTAAGAAGGGGCCTCAAAGATAGAGTACTGGGGATTGCAGTTGTGGAAAGAGCCCGTAAAAAACAAGCTGCACGAATCACCTATCTTAAAGAGGGGGATGCAAACACGAAATTTTTCCACTTGAGGATGAATGcgaggaaaaggaaaattttcatcCAAAGGCTACGAGTGGGGAACATGTGGAAATTAAACCATGAGGAAAAAGCTACCGCTATCAAAGAACACTTCCAAAACTTCATGGCACGCCCAAGCCCACGCTTAAAAGACCTTGACTGGGATGTCCTAcgattgccgccgccgactgttCCGCAATTAATGGCCCCATTACCGAAGAGGAGGTTCACGCGCGCTAAAGCAGTCTCCCAGCGACAAAGCCCCGGGCCCGGATGGCTTCACAGGAGCTTTCTACAAAGCCTGCTGGGAAACGATAAAAGATGACATCATGGTGGTCATTCACTCCTTCAACCATTTGCGAAGCAATAGCCTCTCGATTCTCAATTCGGCAAATGTAGTGCTTATACCAAAAAAAGATGGGGCAGAATGCGTGGGGGACTACAAGCCAATTAGTCTCATTCATGGAATCAGGAAGCTTATTTCAAAAGTGCTCGCCCTACGTTTACAACCGCATATGGGCTCCCTGATCAGTCATGCCCAGAGTGCCTTCATCAAGAGAAGATGCATACACGACAACTTTATGTATGTGAGAAACTTGACGAGGAAATTCCACCAAACAAGAACGCCGACTCTCCTCCTAAAGCTGGACATAACCAAAGCTTTTGACTCGGTGAGATGGGATTACCTTATCGATCTCCTCCAGAGAAAAGGCTTCACATCTAGGTGGACCAATTGGGTCTCCAACATTCTTGCATCTTCAACAACAAGGATCCTGCTCAATGGGTGCCTAGGAACGCCTATAAAGCATGGAAGAGGCCGCAGACAGGAAGACCCCCTCTCGCCGCTTCTATTCATCCTCGCCATTGACCCACTCCACCACCTCCTAGAGAGAGCAATGGAGTTAGGGCATCTATCCCCACTTAGGGGGAGAGCCCCCAGGTTCAGAACCTCCCTCTACGCGGATGACGCGGCAATCTTTGTGAATCCAAGCGTTCAAGACATGACAAATCTGACTGGCATCCTAAGCGACTTTGGGCAGGTGaccggcttctgaacgaacatgAGCAAAAGCCAAATTGCCCCAATCCGATGTGACAATATTGATCTGTCCAGCATTACCGGCATCTTCCCAGCAGGCCTAACAAACTTTCCAATGAAGTACCTTGGCCTACCCCTTGTGGTAGGTAGGCTAAAGAAAGTCCACATTCAGCCTTTGATGGATAAGTGTCGATCGTGCCTCGCCCCTTGGCAAGGGAAATTAATGTTGACCGCCACCAGAATCTGCTTGACAAATTCGGTCCTCACTGCACAGCCCATCTACCACCTAACATCTCTAAAGCTGCCAGATGGAACCATAGAAGAACTTGACAAAATGAGGAGGAAGTTTCTTTGGGCGGGGGGCGAAAACATCTCTGGCGGAAAATGCAAAGTAAATTGGAAAAGAGTCTGCAGGCCCAAAGACCTGGGTGGTCTTGGAGTCATGGATCTACAACAATTCGCATCAGCACTGCGACTCAGATGGCTTTGGAATGAATGGGTGGCACCAGAAAAACCCTAGGTGGGGACGGCGCTACCGTGCAACAAGTTAGATAGAGATCTCTTCACGGCCGCAATAACAATAACGGTGGGCAATGGCAAAACTGCACGATTTTGGAGCTCGAAATGGCTGGATGATCAAACTCCGAAACAGATCGCCCCGGATATTTTTTTTGGCTTCTAGAAGAAAGAACAGAACAGTGAACGATGCCATATCAGAAAACAACTGGATCCGAGACATCGAAATATCTCGTATCACCGAGGCAAGCCACCTCCAACAGTATGTCCGCCTCTGGATAGTGATTAGAAACATGAGGCCGCTAAACGAAAATCAAGACAACATTCGATGGAACCTCACAGCAAACGAGCAGTACTCTACAAAATCGGCCTATAGACTCCAATTCCTTGGGGCTGCGCGATCCATCTTCAACCAATCAATCTGGAAGGCCTGGGCGCCGCCAAAgtgcaaattcttctcctgATTGGTCACTCAAAACAGGGTTTGGACGGCAGACAGACTGGAGAAAAGAGGATGGCAAAACCAAAAGATCTGCCCACTCTGCTGCATGGTGGATGAATCGGCCCTACACCTCCTGGCCAAATGTAGGCTAACAAAGAGAATATGGACATAAATCCAGAGATGGACAGGCACTGACCTTCAGATGGGTAGCTGGGAAACTTGTCACTCTGTTAGGCAGTGGTGGACTCTCGTAGCGGAGTCCCCAAATACCCCCCGCAAGCCTCTAAAGACTATGATTATCCTAGTATCGTGGGAAATCTGGTGCGAACGCAATGCAAGAATTTTTCGAAACTCTGCGTCATCACCGTCCTCAATCCTAGCAAAGATCAAGGAGGAAGGAAGAGCATGGGTCAAAGCAGGGGCAACAACCCTACAGGAGTTTGGAATCCTGGGAAATATCACTTagctctttttcttttttgcgggCTAGTCTTTTTCCTCGGCTAACCCTGTATATACCCTTGTTTATTTTTCTCCTGCTCTATTAATATACACAAGACAAAGCTTTTgcctttcttcaaaaaaaaaacttgcaaatTAAAAAGATGTTGAGAAAAAGGGTAGAGCAGTTAGGATTGCAACTGAAGAATGGTCCTAGCTAGCCTAGGAGTATATTGTTTAACGTTTCCACACGAGGATGGTCTTCGATGAGGTCGTCAGTCGGCACCGTTTCTTTCATTTGATTATCTCGTGTCCTCGATTTAACAAGCACACACTTAATTTAATCCATTGCATCATTTCCTCTGTCTTTTCATGGACACCCTCTTGCGATCTGTATGTGCTTACAAAACAGCTGATGTACTCATCAGAAGGATATGTAGGCCATGGCTTAATTAAGTAGCAGATTATGCAATTAATCTGGTTCCAACAAACTAGCAGATATATGTCAAAGCATGAGCTTGGAATATAGCATGCATCATCATCAACCGACCTAGAGCCTGAGAGGAAAAGGACACAAGACATCTGGCTTTCAACAAGTGCTGGCTTGATGATCATTTCTTATTTGTCTCTTCTCCTTTTGCCTTTTGGTGTTTCTCATCAGAGTTTGAGAGCACAAAACCTGTGTGCCAACTGCCTGAATTCAttcagtcagtcagtcagtcacGATTTGCATTACAAGAAATTATTACTACCAGAAGATCAGAGGGCAACGATTTTCTAGATGCATGACATGAGGTGGTTACGTTGTTTCATGATCATCCAACGTCGTCGTTCTAGAACGTGGATAGAGTTAAGTGGAATACTAGAATCAACTCAATCAAggaattttctttttcctcatcGTCCAGAGAGGcggttgctttttttttccaggTTTCAATTGTCAATTCGTCGTTAGCTGCTTGTTTTTCACTTGTTTCACCTCCATATATCTCTTTCATGTATCAAATATTGTATATTTCATGGATTTTGCTTTGGGGTTGCAATCTATTATATCTAAGCTTTACCCCTTTTTCCATCAAATTTATTCTATTTACATCAGGCTAGATATTTCCTTTGGAGCTAAGGGCTCCTTTCAAAGGCACTATTAACAAAATGgaggaatataaaaaaaacacattattttgATAGGATTGTAAATATAGGGCTGGAACTCATATTAAAATTCCTCTAAAACTTGTACATATATTGAGACATTTTCATATGATTCAATACTGTCCTAtcctttatttaaaaaaaactgcatatgaaaaataaaatcttatggAATTGAAATTCTATAAAACTCCTATTACTTCCATCTCATATTATAAGGGATAGTCGATTTATTTGTATTgccaaatcccttatattttggcaaATCAAATGGGGCCTAAAAATAGACCTAAGAGGAGAAGTCATGTTGTCACTGATTTAAGGTGCTTGGAGTCTGAAAAGAGTTTTGTGATCTGTTGCGGCAGAAGCATAATACCgcaaaaagagaagaggagattcTTGATGCCTGGGCAGCATCCATGATATGAAAGAAGGTTATATTATACTCCGTATTATTCTTTCCAAAAACAAGCAGTGGATTGTTCTTTTCAGAAATGAGAGGATTGTGCTTCCCTACCAACCTTTCGCTTTTGAGAATTAAAGGAATCCATACTgactaaataattaattagcC
This genomic window from Oryza sativa Japonica Group chromosome 12, ASM3414082v1 contains:
- the LOC4352887 gene encoding fatty acid elongase 3-like; protein product: MAAATSTAAYWLAEHPAIVSFRWSPTGLWFSTWAFLLGFLASYVALCLALDAILAALLRRRRPLPLGPLPAAHALLMAAVSAAIFAGTLLSALAEIRDTRWSWRGRSRTTPFRWLLCFPPGTRSSGRVFFWSYAYYLSRYLHAARGLFAVLQRRRGAAARVFAHAASVAMAFLWLEFSQSFQVLAILASTLAHAVAFGFRFWVGAGLPAARGAPVALACQCALLGCNLLCHVGVVWMHFGGVAGGGCSGIGAWVFNTLLNAALLWVFLHCYGKRGVCDDDGGATAASARHDKDL
- the LOC136354618 gene encoding uncharacterized protein, yielding MPPLPLLHSCREAELLPPPPPPTGVMAQLGDPETRPLEDVVFIPTSHAIDAELCEWESTATVTWAMPPPPPPASATAKDVERVIADEFGLRAGELAVSLHYPEAFLLKFKHRRHCEEVVKQGFAKGRESVETDLVHPVDAGDTRVISLWAWTPNPSRIHKRVWVTITRQTRDPLLESITISETLPEHWQQEVKHPVLFHIEEIHDYTAAAVDLRNPKSCRPATRTLPPWHLGVLDGERAPPRLFENFPYHPHPPRTFTFRQGRAEGVENNTAAFQREVRDQGSRTVRDAIGRDGGRRQEKGHRDRRRDDRDDRRGRNRRYNSDHPDDLRRGGRRDDDNDDRDNGGRDVAHGRGGVRGPDVNFRRERTHSPRARDRGDTGRRDGQRHQANCGGKDDGANDRDMGNPPPAVLNPVMMAPARVIQPSLPPRNKGPLLPLRRPRVEKGNEARSAATIPAARVFTRINEEITAASVEGALRQILVAAGVAVALDKLTAPPSATPSLLEDQVRPMTPTASLTANDAPTKKQLPALSAEYNAVTSLFEAMSVNKPLSPEPLHQATPTPLTPTTMDGDDEVIFESAQVLIDHAGELQMPNSLADRAGDLQMPTVAAATLGEGRRRSPRLAQ